Proteins co-encoded in one Rhodohalobacter mucosus genomic window:
- a CDS encoding sensor histidine kinase, translated as MGDFDKLFDDHHQPVLYSDTDTEEFYLNRAAQKEFSRLEPKLSKQKFEEYFKPTSIPACIPVCQADNRVYQMQKETLTFGGRSVTKWTLVKSKSPTDPFLIGHYRTISQMIVHQFRSPLTAARGYLDLISENESDEKKLQYLRKMGDGIDEIFRFLNRAESFARDQEPDVSEFESVKLRDSLLSGFSSDQRNRIQFSPKPLNFNIISDFSMLLTMLTELTSNALQASGNTVQISLSDSGRLSVTNSFNPESPPDPAHFSLPFSSSRSLHLGLGIPACEQICHKLHLEFSWSISQNDHTITFYINGLQVR; from the coding sequence ATGGGAGACTTTGACAAACTCTTTGATGATCATCACCAGCCGGTTTTGTACAGCGATACAGATACCGAAGAATTTTACCTGAACCGCGCTGCTCAAAAGGAATTCAGCAGGCTGGAACCCAAGCTATCGAAGCAGAAGTTTGAAGAATACTTCAAACCAACTTCCATACCGGCTTGCATCCCGGTATGCCAGGCGGATAATCGTGTTTACCAAATGCAGAAAGAGACCCTGACATTTGGTGGGCGGTCTGTCACAAAATGGACACTCGTTAAATCAAAAAGTCCCACCGATCCGTTTCTGATCGGCCACTACCGCACGATATCCCAAATGATCGTTCATCAATTTCGATCACCGCTCACCGCTGCAAGAGGGTACCTCGATCTTATTAGTGAGAATGAGTCTGACGAAAAAAAACTGCAGTATCTTCGCAAAATGGGTGATGGAATAGATGAGATATTTCGATTTCTTAATCGTGCAGAATCATTTGCGAGAGATCAGGAACCCGACGTTTCAGAGTTTGAATCCGTAAAGCTCAGGGATTCGCTTTTGTCGGGTTTTTCGTCTGATCAAAGGAACCGAATCCAATTCAGCCCGAAACCCTTGAATTTCAACATCATATCAGATTTCAGCATGTTGCTTACCATGCTTACCGAGCTTACGTCAAATGCACTGCAGGCGTCCGGCAACACGGTTCAAATCAGCCTTTCAGATAGCGGACGACTCTCTGTCACCAACTCCTTTAACCCGGAATCACCACCCGACCCTGCTCATTTTTCGCTTCCTTTCAGCTCATCCCGATCGCTGCACCTGGGACTTGGAATTCCTGCGTGTGAACAAATTTGCCATAAGCTTCACCTTGAATTCAGCTGGTCTATT